The sequence below is a genomic window from Ciceribacter thiooxidans.
CGTCGCCGAGGCCGTGGCCGCAATCTGGGGCCGCATGCCTGCCTTGGCGATCGTGACGTTTTCATCGGTCGCTCTCAAGCGTGCCCGAACGGCGTTCAGATCCGGGTTGTTCTCATAAGCCTTTGCCATGGCACCGAAGATCGTTTCGGCGGCGGCCATTCCCGGCATCAGCGTCAGGATGGACGCCAGAGTGGCGGCAGATACGGTCTTTCGAATGAACGACACGGGCATCAACTCCAAATTTTTCCGCTACCGCGATGCAATCCTCAACCGAGATCATGACCTCAGTACCGGACTGTCGCGGAAGCTCCCCCCACCTAGATGACCCGGCGCTCGCAAAGCCGCAACCCGGGCGGCCCGCTCACAAAAAGAAAACCGATGCGACGTTGCCAAAAAACAACATGCCGCATCGGTTCGATCAAAGGCAATTCGGGATGGCAGCGCCATCCCCTGCCAATATGTCGCAGGCTCGGATCAGAATACGAATTCAGCAGCCTTGCGGAAGCCCGGCAAGGGCTTCACCGAGGTGTTGAAATACTCGCTGAAGGAGGAAACGCCATGGGCGCGGACAAACAGCCGTGCACGGGCTGCGTTGCCGTAGCCGACGACGGCGACGAGTCGACCGCCCTCATGCAACTGCGCCAGCAGTGCTTCGGGCACTTCCTCGACGGCGCCGTTGATGAAGATAACGTCGTACGGTCCTTCGCCGGCATAGCCCTGCTCAAGATCGCCGGTGACCACTGCCACATTGTCGTGACCGAGTTCCGAAAGCGTCGCAGTGGCGCTGGCGGCCAAGGCCTCATCGCACTCGACGGCGACCACCGAACCGGCAACCTGCGAAAGGATCGCGGCAGCATAGCCTGCGCCGCAACCGATCTCGAGAACGACGTCGTCCTTTGTAATGGCCGCGAGCTGAACCAGTTTCGCGAGCGGCGACGGTTCCATGATGTAGCGGGGCGGGTTGCCGTCCCTGGCAGGCGCGATCTGCAGGTCCTCGTCGATATAGGCCAGCGGCTTCAGTTCAGCCGGCACGAAGGCCTCCCGCGGTACCGTCAGGAACGCCGAAAGCACGGAGTGCGACGTCACGTCGGTCGTGCGTATCTGGTTGTCCACCATCTTGGTGCGTGCAGCTTCGAAGTCCATCATGATTGTCGTCCCACTTGCGGCCGGGTGTGTGTCTCTCGGCGTGTCTTAATTGCAGGAAGGGCCGCTTTCAAGGCTTCCCCTTCTGGATCAGGGGAAATCGCGACGAACTGCCGACGAAACCCCAAACAAAAGGTGGGAAGAGCCGGCAAGGCCGGAAAAAACAAAAGCCGGTTCGGATACCGAACCGGCCTTGCTTTCAGCAAATCTGCTGATGAAACTGGCTCCCCGGGCCGGATTCGAACCGGCGACCTGTCGATTAACAGTCGAATGCTCTACCGCTGAGCTACCAGGGATCACCGCTCGCCGCGGCGTGAGGGGGCTAATACAAATGCTTGCTCGATTTGCCAAGCGGTTTTTTCAAAAAAATGCCGTCCCCTTGTTCAATTCTCCTCAGCACCCATCTTTTCCCCAGGCGGGACAAGGTTTTGGCACCTTTCCGTGATATGGGTAGCGAATGGCCGAGAAAAAATATCGTATCGACAGGGAGAGAGGTCGCCTGATCCTCGGGAAGCTGGAGATGCCTTTCCCGCGTTCGCGCAACGGGAGGGTCGCGGTGGGCTCCGGCCTGGTCGCCGGCGGTATTCTCGGTTTCCTCCCGATCCTCGGCTTCTGGATGATTCCGCTGGGGCTGCTGATCCTCTCCCAGGAACTGCCCTCGGTACGCCGGCGCCGGCGCAAGGCGGCGATCTGGTGGCGAAAGCGCTATCCACAGGTCAACCGCGCGGGCCGCTGAGTCCGGAGCGAATTTTCCGGCGCCGACGATGCGGGCGACAAAAAAACTTGCGCGCGCGGCGCTTCCCCCTTGCACTCGTCTTTGATCCGTTCTAAACGCCCGTCACCACTCGCTTTTACAGCACGGATGGCCTCGTGGCGGAGTGGTTACGCAGAGGACTGCAAATCCTTGCACCCCGGTTCGATTCCGGGCGAGGCCTCCACCGCTCTCCACATTATCATTTCGCCGCAAGCCCGCGCGGGCCGGATTCGGTCTGTCGCGTTTCTCACGTCTTTCGTGCCGATCCGCACCTCTCGCGGAACCTTCCGACTGTCAACGCGTTTGGCGGTGCCGGCGTGCGCACCCCCCTGAGGCGCGGCGGCAAAAAACGGCATCGTTCCCCGCTTCCTCCCCCGGGAAGCGGGGTTTGCCATTGGCGGGTTCCCGCGCAGATAAAAAAATCATCCGAGCTGGAACAAAGAAGGCGGCGGCGCGTTTGTCGCGATCGCCGGGCCGCGCCATCCACTTTGTGCGGTCCTGCGAGGTTGCTCCCAGCCCGGTCTCTACTCGGAGACGGAACAACTTGCGGCGGGTACGAACCCGCCGCATTTTTCTTTTCTCGCCGGTTCGCGAAGGATGCCCTTCGGAACAATCCCTGTCCGCGGCCATTCTTCTCCGGAACCCTGCGAAGGAGAAAACGATGAACCAGCTCATCTATCTTGTCGGCCTCGTCGTCGTGGTGATCGCAATCCTGTCTTTCTTCGGCTTCGCCTGAACAGATGCTCGAGGCCTAGGCTGTTCGCTCCGCGTCCCGTATAAGATGCCGGCAGCAGCGACGGGCGAGACGGCAGATGCAGGATCCAGGCGACACACCGGTCATACTCTGGTTCCGCAAGGACCTGAGGCTCGGCGACAACCGCGCGCTCGTCCATGCAGCCGCGACGGGGCGGCCGGTGATTCCCCTCTATATCCATGAGCCGAACAACGGGCCGCTCGGCCGCGCGCAGTGCTGGTGGCTGCACCATTCCCTTGTCGCCCTCGGCCGCTCGCTGGAAAGGCTCGGAAGCAGGCTCATCCTGCGTAGTGGCCCTCCGCAAGCCGTTCTCTCGACACTGATTGCAGAAAGCGGGGCGACCGAGGTGCTCTGGAACCGGCGTTACGACCCCGATGGAATCGAATCCGATTCGGTTCTAAAGGCTGCGCTTCGCGGCGACGGGATCACCGCCCACAGTTTTTCAGGCCAGTTGTTGCACGAGCCGTCGCGGATGAAGACGGGTACCGGCGGCTTCTACCGTGTCTACACGCCGTTCTGGCGCGCCTTCGAAAATTCCGGAGAACCCGAGGAACCACTCCAGCCGCCGACCGCCATGCCCGCCCCGGACGTATGGCCGGACACGGAGACGCTCGACGATTGGCGCCTCCTGCCGACGACGCCGGATTGGGCCGCCGAGTTCCGCAACGTCTGGACGCCCGGAGAAGTCGGCGCCCGAAGGCGGCTCCAGGATTTCGTCAGCGGCGGCCTTCAAGGCTATGCCATCCGACGCGACTTTCCCGCCGAGCCGCATGTCTCCATGCTCTCGCCGCACCTCGCACTCGGCGAAATCTCCCCGGCGCAGATATGGCACGCGACACGCGGGCTTGCCGGCGATGTACCCGTGGAGGACGTTACGAGTTTTCGCAAAGAGCTCGTCTGGCGCGAGTTCAGCTATCACCTGCTCTTTCACTTCCCGGAACTGCCACGGCGCAATTTTTCGGAAAAGTTCGGCGGTTTTCCGTGGCGCAGCGATCCAGACGGCCTGCGGCGATGGCAGCGCGGCGAAACTGGCTACCCGATCGTCGATGCCGGCATGCGGCAGCTCTGGCAGACCGGCTGGATGCACAACCGCGTCCGCATGATCGTCGCCTCCTTTCTGGTCAAGGACCTGCTGATCGACTGGCGGGAGGGGGAAAGCTGGTTTCGTGACACTCTCGTCGACGCCGATCCGGCGTCGAATGCCGCGAGCTGGCAATGGGTCTCCGGTTCCGGAGCGGATGCCGCCCCCTTCTTCCGCATCTTCAACCCGGTCAGCCAGGGCGAAAAATTCGATCCCGAGGGCGCCTATGTGCGAAAGTTCGTGCCCGAGCTCGCGCGCCTCGACACCCGCTACATTCACCGGCCATTCGAGGCACCGGCCGCAGTCCTTGCCAAGGCCGGCATCGACCTCGGAAAGACCTACCCGCAGCCGGTCGTTGACCACAAGATGGCGCGCGAACGGGCGCTCGCAGCGTTTCGCGGCCTCGCCGTTTCATCGTCCGGATAGTCCGCGCCTGCCGCGCGGGCACTCGAAGCACG
It includes:
- a CDS encoding protein-L-isoaspartate O-methyltransferase family protein; this translates as MMDFEAARTKMVDNQIRTTDVTSHSVLSAFLTVPREAFVPAELKPLAYIDEDLQIAPARDGNPPRYIMEPSPLAKLVQLAAITKDDVVLEIGCGAGYAAAILSQVAGSVVAVECDEALAASATATLSELGHDNVAVVTGDLEQGYAGEGPYDVIFINGAVEEVPEALLAQLHEGGRLVAVVGYGNAARARLFVRAHGVSSFSEYFNTSVKPLPGFRKAAEFVF
- a CDS encoding PGPGW domain-containing protein, with product MAEKKYRIDRERGRLILGKLEMPFPRSRNGRVAVGSGLVAGGILGFLPILGFWMIPLGLLILSQELPSVRRRRRKAAIWWRKRYPQVNRAGR
- a CDS encoding cryptochrome/photolyase family protein, with translation MQDPGDTPVILWFRKDLRLGDNRALVHAAATGRPVIPLYIHEPNNGPLGRAQCWWLHHSLVALGRSLERLGSRLILRSGPPQAVLSTLIAESGATEVLWNRRYDPDGIESDSVLKAALRGDGITAHSFSGQLLHEPSRMKTGTGGFYRVYTPFWRAFENSGEPEEPLQPPTAMPAPDVWPDTETLDDWRLLPTTPDWAAEFRNVWTPGEVGARRRLQDFVSGGLQGYAIRRDFPAEPHVSMLSPHLALGEISPAQIWHATRGLAGDVPVEDVTSFRKELVWREFSYHLLFHFPELPRRNFSEKFGGFPWRSDPDGLRRWQRGETGYPIVDAGMRQLWQTGWMHNRVRMIVASFLVKDLLIDWREGESWFRDTLVDADPASNAASWQWVSGSGADAAPFFRIFNPVSQGEKFDPEGAYVRKFVPELARLDTRYIHRPFEAPAAVLAKAGIDLGKTYPQPVVDHKMARERALAAFRGLAVSSSG